Proteins from a single region of Nitrospira sp.:
- a CDS encoding IPT/TIG domain-containing protein, translating into MRNRSLLGRVFLCAVLGLGMALSAPSYSAEPEKPTAKSKPSAATKATAKKVTATSTKYQSAETAGKATACFGIAPSIEKVSPDEGKAGDKVTITGTNFGNSDCLRSISFGPGHAATFKIESDSKISATVPSGGRKGLAMLTVTTASGEVSKTFLVK; encoded by the coding sequence ATGCGAAATCGAAGCCTACTGGGAAGAGTGTTTCTCTGTGCTGTGCTTGGCCTGGGGATGGCCCTCAGTGCACCAAGCTATTCGGCGGAACCTGAAAAGCCGACCGCCAAATCCAAGCCTTCAGCCGCCACCAAGGCGACAGCGAAAAAAGTGACCGCCACCAGCACGAAGTATCAGAGCGCCGAAACCGCCGGAAAGGCCACGGCCTGCTTCGGCATAGCTCCCAGCATCGAGAAAGTGAGTCCGGATGAGGGCAAGGCCGGCGACAAAGTGACGATTACGGGAACGAACTTCGGAAACAGCGACTGCTTGCGCAGTATTTCGTTCGGACCAGGCCACGCCGCCACATTCAAAATCGAGAGCGACAGCAAGATTTCCGCAACCGTCCCCAGCGGCGGACGCAAAGGCCTGGCGATGCTCACCGTCACGACCGCATCGGGCGAAGTCTCAAAAACGTTTCTGGTGAAATAA
- a CDS encoding HigA family addiction module antitoxin, translating to MARKRLLEPIHPGEILFEEFMKPMDISINRLAREIHVSPGRISAIVNGKRAITADTALRLSRYLGTSSDLWIGLQGEFDLRVAKRTIGPEIERHIQQYVA from the coding sequence ATGGCGCGCAAACGGTTGCTGGAGCCGATACATCCAGGTGAAATTTTGTTCGAAGAGTTCATGAAGCCAATGGACATCAGTATCAATCGGCTTGCCCGCGAGATCCATGTGTCGCCAGGTAGGATTAGCGCGATCGTCAATGGAAAGCGCGCCATCACAGCCGATACCGCGCTTCGGCTCAGCCGGTATTTGGGAACGTCGTCGGATCTCTGGATCGGACTCCAGGGGGAGTTTGACCTGCGAGTGGCCAAGCGTACGATTGGGCCAGAAATCGAGCGGCATATCCAGCAGTATGTTGCCTGA
- a CDS encoding type II toxin-antitoxin system RelE/ParE family toxin, with protein MIRSFRSKATESLFADEDVPSFHAFERIARRKLLLLHRAKSLDDLRVPPGNRLEALRGNRKGQYSIRINDQWRICFVWAQGDARDVEIVDYH; from the coding sequence ATGATACGCTCATTCCGGTCAAAGGCGACCGAGTCGTTGTTTGCCGATGAAGATGTGCCGAGCTTTCACGCATTTGAGCGGATAGCCAGACGAAAGCTGTTGCTGCTCCATCGGGCGAAATCACTGGATGATCTGCGCGTTCCCCCAGGAAATCGCTTGGAAGCCTTGCGTGGAAACCGAAAGGGGCAGTACAGCATTCGAATTAACGATCAGTGGCGGATTTGTTTTGTGTGGGCTCAGGGCGATGCCCGTGATGTCGAGATTGTGGACTACCATTGA
- a CDS encoding riboflavin synthase — protein sequence MFTGIVEEMGAVISLEKTLAGTRMTLLASTVMSDLKIGDSVSVNGICLTAISKSDSSFTVEVSPETLSVTTLGLLTAGTPVNLERAMKLSERIGGHLVAGHVDGVGTIRSRQQDGNAVIFTIEAPPDILRYCVVKGSITVDGISLTINEVSNHGFSIAIIPHTAKVTTLGLKQVNDPVNLESDLIGKYVERLLQERGQVAPKPTPVIDKDYLQKRGLI from the coding sequence ATGTTCACCGGCATTGTCGAAGAAATGGGCGCAGTGATTTCGCTGGAGAAGACACTGGCCGGGACGAGGATGACGCTGCTGGCGTCGACCGTCATGAGCGATCTCAAGATCGGCGACAGTGTGAGTGTGAACGGGATCTGTCTCACAGCGATTTCCAAAAGCGACAGCAGTTTTACGGTGGAAGTGTCTCCTGAGACACTCTCGGTGACGACGCTGGGTCTGCTTACGGCAGGAACGCCCGTGAATCTCGAACGGGCCATGAAGCTGAGCGAGCGCATCGGCGGGCATCTGGTCGCCGGGCATGTCGATGGTGTCGGAACGATTCGCAGCCGGCAGCAAGACGGGAATGCCGTGATCTTCACCATCGAAGCGCCGCCAGACATTCTGCGCTACTGTGTCGTGAAGGGTTCGATCACGGTCGATGGCATCAGCCTCACAATTAATGAGGTCAGCAACCACGGATTCTCCATCGCCATCATTCCGCATACCGCCAAAGTCACAACGTTGGGCCTCAAACAGGTCAACGATCCCGTCAATCTCGAATCCGACCTCATCGGCAAATACGTCGAACGCCTTCTCCAAGAGCGGGGGCAGGTGGCGCCAAAACCGACCCCTGTCATCGATAAAGACTATCTGCAAAAACGTGGGTTGATTTGA
- a CDS encoding MFS transporter: MTSSRSFLLICTVGIFCFISYNMVRMPVLALFAEHLGAGPERIGLIVSVSTLTGVLLKLPSGALSDIYGRKFLLRIGVVAFGLPPFLYLFITDLNSLTILRFVHGLATAIFAPSALATVAELYRERRGAALGTYTACTQSGALLGPFIGGYLAHVAGFDFAFVTAGVCGCIAIVLFYSMHLDVATPRVQQKGMRPLLAEMWKGFVIVARNRKVLITSATDGAKMIANGALMAFLPLYGLTVGLNPGEVGLLFSVQAGTSFFSKPIMGRVSDRVGRQPLIIIGLLICAATFVCMPHVSIFAGLLLLSAGFGFGEAVVSSSSSAFVADSSEFKTLGAGMGMQGTIGDIGHASGPLLAGILIANMSYAGAFTIIASLQVAAAGVFWLTMRNR, translated from the coding sequence ATGACATCATCGCGCAGCTTTCTCCTCATCTGCACCGTCGGGATTTTTTGCTTTATCAGCTACAACATGGTGCGCATGCCCGTGTTGGCCTTGTTCGCCGAGCATCTCGGGGCAGGCCCCGAACGGATCGGGCTGATCGTGTCAGTGTCGACCTTGACCGGGGTGCTGCTCAAGCTGCCATCCGGCGCTTTGTCGGATATCTACGGCCGGAAGTTTTTGTTGCGCATCGGGGTTGTGGCGTTCGGCTTGCCGCCGTTTCTCTATCTCTTCATCACGGACCTGAATAGCCTGACGATCCTGCGGTTCGTGCATGGGTTGGCGACGGCCATCTTTGCCCCGAGTGCACTGGCGACAGTGGCGGAACTATACCGTGAACGCCGGGGGGCGGCGCTGGGGACCTACACGGCTTGCACACAGTCGGGGGCGCTGCTCGGGCCGTTTATCGGCGGGTATCTTGCCCATGTCGCAGGCTTCGATTTCGCGTTCGTGACTGCCGGGGTCTGCGGCTGTATCGCGATCGTGCTGTTTTACAGTATGCATTTGGATGTGGCGACGCCGCGCGTGCAGCAGAAGGGGATGCGGCCGCTGCTGGCGGAGATGTGGAAGGGATTCGTGATTGTGGCGCGGAACCGCAAGGTGCTCATCACCAGCGCGACCGACGGCGCCAAGATGATCGCCAACGGCGCGCTCATGGCGTTCCTTCCGCTCTATGGGCTCACGGTGGGGTTGAATCCTGGCGAGGTCGGGCTCTTGTTCAGTGTGCAGGCCGGCACATCATTCTTCTCCAAGCCGATCATGGGACGCGTATCCGACCGGGTGGGGCGGCAGCCCTTGATCATCATCGGCCTGCTGATCTGCGCGGCCACGTTCGTCTGTATGCCGCATGTCTCAATCTTTGCTGGGTTGCTGTTGCTCTCGGCCGGATTCGGATTCGGCGAAGCCGTCGTGTCGTCTTCCTCCTCCGCCTTCGTGGCGGATAGTTCGGAGTTCAAGACGTTGGGGGCTGGAATGGGCATGCAGGGCACCATCGGCGACATCGGCCACGCGAGCGGACCGTTGCTGGCAGGTATTCTGATTGCCAATATGAGCTACGCTGGGGCCTTCACGATCATCGCGAGCCTGCAAGTCGCCGCCGCCGGAGTCTTCTGGCTGACGATGAGGAACCGCTAA
- a CDS encoding prolyl oligopeptidase family serine peptidase, whose translation MRNLFTIRQAAQYVCSLLVWCCLAAAGEPVWSAEPQPANQPLAADVFSYLDEADSTKAEVVLQRLLANPDATIDLISRAIQTGRTYQAMPVGTMAEERIAVRERTYHYALSVPLTYQPSKGYGLVVCLHGAGFSGEAYLERWQNRLGDDYILVCPTYPSGAWFTRQAEDLVLAVIERVQAQYHVDPDRVFLTGMSNGGIGTWLIGMHHAQRFAGLAPMASGLDGVLMPFLANLRSTPVYIIHGAKDQVMPVELSRTISRELAAIGYPHIYREHEREHPMAGGHFFPREELPDLVTWMNAQHRNPLPTALTVVREASHFQPFGWVRIDATDPIAAFADDLVSKRDELTRKKRYARLDASVTASNRIEVEAGLVQRYTLFLNDQLVDVSKPVTVVTNKQVSFEGMVTPSVETLLRQARARKDPRQLFTVQLPIQVSKPAP comes from the coding sequence ATGAGGAATCTTTTTACTATCAGGCAAGCGGCTCAGTACGTGTGTTCCCTGCTGGTCTGGTGTTGCCTTGCCGCAGCGGGCGAGCCGGTCTGGTCTGCTGAGCCCCAGCCTGCGAATCAGCCGCTCGCGGCCGACGTCTTTTCTTACCTCGACGAAGCGGATAGCACGAAAGCGGAAGTCGTGCTGCAACGACTACTCGCCAATCCTGACGCGACGATTGACCTGATCAGCCGCGCCATCCAGACCGGGCGAACCTATCAGGCCATGCCGGTCGGGACGATGGCGGAGGAACGGATTGCGGTGCGCGAGCGTACGTATCACTATGCGCTCTCGGTTCCGCTCACCTATCAGCCCAGCAAGGGATATGGACTGGTCGTCTGTCTGCACGGGGCGGGGTTTTCCGGTGAGGCCTATCTTGAACGATGGCAGAATCGCTTAGGCGATGACTATATTCTCGTTTGTCCGACCTATCCGTCCGGCGCCTGGTTTACCAGGCAAGCGGAGGACCTCGTGCTGGCCGTCATCGAACGGGTGCAGGCGCAGTATCACGTCGATCCGGACCGGGTGTTTCTCACGGGCATGTCGAACGGCGGGATCGGCACCTGGTTGATCGGGATGCATCATGCGCAACGGTTTGCCGGTCTGGCTCCGATGGCCAGCGGCCTCGACGGCGTCCTCATGCCGTTTCTTGCCAACTTGCGGAGCACGCCGGTCTACATCATTCATGGCGCGAAAGATCAGGTGATGCCGGTGGAGTTGAGCCGGACGATTTCGCGCGAGCTCGCGGCGATCGGCTATCCCCACATCTATCGTGAACATGAACGCGAGCATCCGATGGCCGGCGGGCATTTCTTTCCGCGCGAAGAGTTGCCGGACCTGGTGACCTGGATGAACGCACAACACCGGAACCCGTTGCCGACCGCGCTGACGGTGGTCCGTGAGGCCAGTCATTTTCAACCGTTCGGCTGGGTGCGAATCGACGCGACCGATCCGATCGCCGCCTTTGCGGACGATCTGGTGTCAAAGCGCGATGAGTTGACCAGGAAGAAGCGCTACGCCAGGCTGGATGCCTCAGTGACCGCGTCCAATCGTATCGAAGTCGAGGCCGGGCTCGTGCAACGCTACACGTTGTTTCTGAACGATCAATTGGTGGATGTCTCCAAGCCGGTCACCGTCGTGACGAACAAGCAGGTCTCATTCGAAGGAATGGTCACGCCGTCGGTCGAGACGCTCCTGCGCCAGGCGCGGGCGCGCAAAGATCCGCGGCAACTCTTTACGGTGCAGCTGCCCATTCAGGTGTCGAAGCCCGCGCCATGA
- the ribD gene encoding bifunctional diaminohydroxyphosphoribosylaminopyrimidine deaminase/5-amino-6-(5-phosphoribosylamino)uracil reductase RibD, whose amino-acid sequence MTLALRLAAKGQGKTSPNPMVGAIVVSKGRIVGQAYHHAAGQPHAEVLALRQAGFLARGATLYVTLEPCSHLKKRTPPCVPAVIQSGVHRVVVAMRDPNPAVSGNGLAQLRRAGLAVTVGVARKDAEALNRAYCHWIVNERPYVTLKAGMTLDGQIATARGESQWITGLSSRQEVHRLRSAMDAVIVGIGTVQKDNPSLTARNAPGLTALAATQPTRIVVDSSLRIARSAKILTQQSRSKTIIATTKAASQARCRALERQGIEVLQLPSRGGHVSLKHLIAALGKRGMASVMVEGGGELNEAFFKAKLVHHVQLYVAPTLLGGAASKGVIGGAGPRRLADAWKLRQMRTRVLGTDVVVEGDV is encoded by the coding sequence ATGACGTTGGCTCTTCGCCTTGCGGCGAAGGGCCAAGGCAAAACCAGCCCTAACCCGATGGTTGGGGCGATCGTCGTCTCCAAGGGCCGCATCGTCGGGCAAGCCTATCACCACGCAGCCGGCCAACCCCATGCGGAAGTACTCGCGCTTCGCCAAGCCGGATTTCTGGCGCGCGGAGCGACGCTCTACGTGACCCTCGAACCCTGCAGCCATCTGAAGAAACGCACTCCACCTTGCGTGCCGGCGGTGATTCAATCCGGCGTGCATCGCGTTGTGGTCGCCATGCGCGACCCCAATCCGGCGGTCAGTGGGAACGGCCTCGCGCAACTGCGCCGAGCCGGATTGGCCGTCACGGTCGGGGTTGCGCGGAAGGATGCGGAGGCGCTCAATCGGGCCTATTGTCATTGGATCGTCAACGAGCGGCCTTACGTGACGCTCAAGGCGGGGATGACCCTGGATGGACAGATCGCAACCGCGCGTGGCGAGTCCCAGTGGATTACGGGGCTGTCATCGCGGCAGGAGGTTCATCGTCTGCGTAGTGCGATGGACGCCGTGATTGTGGGCATCGGGACGGTACAGAAAGATAACCCGTCCTTGACGGCGCGCAACGCGCCCGGTCTGACGGCTCTGGCCGCGACCCAGCCGACGAGGATCGTGGTCGATAGTTCTTTGCGTATCGCGCGCTCAGCTAAAATCCTCACGCAACAGTCTCGTTCGAAGACGATCATCGCCACGACGAAGGCTGCCTCACAAGCCCGATGTCGGGCCCTCGAACGACAGGGGATCGAAGTGCTGCAGTTGCCGAGTCGCGGTGGCCATGTGTCGCTGAAACATCTGATTGCGGCGCTGGGAAAACGCGGGATGGCCTCGGTCATGGTCGAGGGAGGCGGAGAGTTGAACGAAGCGTTCTTCAAGGCCAAGCTGGTGCATCATGTTCAACTGTATGTCGCGCCGACCCTGTTGGGCGGGGCCGCATCGAAAGGCGTGATCGGGGGAGCGGGGCCTCGTCGGCTGGCCGATGCCTGGAAATTGAGACAGATGCGCACCAGGGTGCTCGGGACGGATGTCGTGGTCGAAGGCGACGTATAG
- the ppdK gene encoding pyruvate, phosphate dikinase: MAKKYVYYFGDGKAEGTSNMKELLGGKGAGLAEMTNLGISVPPGFTITTEACVEYYKLGKKYPPGMWETALASLKRVERSMGMGFGDPERPLLVSVRSGARASMPGMMDTVLNVGLTLKTVEGLAAKTKNERFAQDSYRRFITMFGSIVMGVPREHFEAILNHKKEEMGVKHETQLDARALRDLVERFKSLVKEETGKGFPDDPNEQLKLAIDAVFSSWNGARAITYRRLNGIPDHWGTAINVVAMVFGNMGDTSGTGVAFTRDPNTGERKFFGECLMNAQGEDVVAGIRTPLPVTELGRTVPPAYKELEHTYKRLEKHYRDMLDLEFTIQEGKLYMLQTRVGKRTGISAVRIAVEMVKEGLITKREAVQRVGPDQLSQYLYPIFDTQSEAGSTPLGKGLPAGPGAAAGKIALTPDRAVEMKASGQRVVLVRDETSPDDIHGMNAATGFVTARGGMTSHAAVVARQMGKVCVAGCEAVEVIDNQSVRIGSKVFREGDYLSVNGSTGNVYDGDIPVMESEIIQVVQGKLDAKQSQKYQLFATILSWADSVRTMKVRANADVPDQAKIARGFGAEGIGLCRTEHMFFAEDRIPIMQKMILARTKEDREKYLEQLLPLQKQDFIGLYREMEGFPVTIRLLDPPLHEFLPKREELMVEIAQLELTGKDGVKLEEQRRLLARVEELHEFNPMLGLRGCRLGITMPEITRMQARAIIEAACELAKEGKKIVPEIMIPLVGMVAEMKSQKDLIREVAQETMKRYGVKLSYLVGTMIELPRAAVTAERIAEEAEFFSFGTNDLTQTTFGFSRDDAAKFIDHYRTVKIMDADPFATLDREGVGSLMKTAIAGGRKSRPGIKLGICGEHGGDPSSVEFCNQLGLDYVSCSPFRVAIARLAAAQAALAQADAKPVASKKPVAARVKTVKSAKVSKASKSPKSVKRAKPAPKKPSASRKKR, translated from the coding sequence GTGGCAAAGAAATACGTGTACTACTTCGGAGACGGCAAGGCAGAAGGCACGTCCAACATGAAGGAGTTGCTGGGCGGCAAAGGCGCGGGTCTGGCCGAGATGACCAACCTGGGCATCTCCGTGCCGCCCGGATTCACCATTACGACAGAAGCCTGCGTGGAGTACTACAAGCTGGGGAAGAAGTATCCGCCCGGGATGTGGGAGACGGCGTTGGCGTCACTCAAGCGGGTGGAACGGTCGATGGGGATGGGATTCGGCGATCCGGAACGGCCGTTGTTGGTCTCCGTGCGGTCCGGTGCGCGCGCGTCGATGCCGGGGATGATGGACACCGTCCTCAACGTCGGCCTGACGCTGAAGACGGTCGAAGGTCTCGCCGCCAAGACGAAGAACGAACGATTCGCGCAGGACAGCTATCGCCGGTTCATCACGATGTTCGGCAGTATCGTCATGGGAGTGCCGCGCGAGCATTTCGAAGCCATTCTGAATCACAAGAAAGAAGAAATGGGCGTGAAGCACGAGACTCAGCTCGATGCGCGCGCCTTACGCGATCTCGTGGAACGCTTCAAGTCGCTGGTCAAGGAAGAGACTGGCAAAGGGTTCCCGGACGACCCGAATGAGCAGCTGAAGCTGGCGATCGATGCCGTGTTCTCATCCTGGAACGGCGCGCGTGCCATCACCTACCGCCGGCTGAACGGGATTCCGGATCACTGGGGCACGGCGATCAATGTCGTGGCCATGGTGTTCGGGAACATGGGCGACACCAGCGGCACCGGCGTGGCCTTTACCCGCGACCCCAATACAGGTGAGCGGAAGTTCTTCGGTGAGTGTCTGATGAACGCGCAGGGCGAAGATGTGGTGGCCGGCATCCGGACGCCGCTGCCGGTCACGGAGTTGGGCCGGACCGTGCCTCCCGCCTACAAAGAGCTGGAACATACTTACAAGCGCCTCGAGAAACATTACCGCGACATGCTCGACCTGGAGTTTACGATCCAGGAGGGCAAGCTCTACATGTTGCAAACGCGTGTCGGGAAACGGACCGGCATCTCTGCCGTGCGGATCGCCGTCGAAATGGTCAAAGAAGGGTTGATCACCAAGCGCGAGGCGGTGCAGCGTGTCGGTCCGGATCAGCTTTCGCAGTATCTCTATCCGATCTTCGATACCCAGTCTGAAGCTGGTTCAACACCGCTGGGCAAGGGACTGCCGGCCGGGCCCGGAGCGGCGGCGGGAAAGATCGCGTTGACGCCGGATCGCGCCGTGGAAATGAAGGCGTCCGGGCAACGGGTTGTTCTGGTCCGCGATGAAACCAGCCCCGACGATATTCATGGCATGAATGCCGCCACCGGCTTCGTGACCGCGCGCGGCGGGATGACCTCCCATGCGGCGGTCGTCGCGAGGCAGATGGGCAAAGTGTGCGTGGCCGGCTGCGAAGCGGTCGAAGTCATCGACAATCAATCGGTGCGGATCGGCTCGAAAGTGTTCCGTGAGGGCGACTATCTGTCTGTGAACGGGTCCACCGGCAATGTGTATGACGGCGATATTCCCGTCATGGAATCCGAGATCATTCAAGTGGTGCAGGGGAAGCTGGATGCGAAGCAGTCGCAGAAGTATCAGCTCTTCGCGACCATCCTCTCCTGGGCGGACAGCGTGCGGACGATGAAGGTGCGGGCGAATGCCGATGTGCCGGATCAGGCCAAGATCGCCAGGGGGTTCGGCGCCGAAGGGATCGGGCTCTGCCGTACGGAACACATGTTCTTCGCGGAAGACCGTATTCCGATCATGCAAAAAATGATTCTGGCCCGGACGAAAGAAGATCGGGAAAAGTATCTGGAGCAGTTGTTGCCGCTGCAGAAGCAAGACTTCATCGGACTCTATCGTGAGATGGAGGGATTCCCCGTCACCATTCGCTTGCTCGATCCGCCGCTGCACGAGTTTTTGCCGAAGCGCGAAGAGCTGATGGTGGAAATCGCCCAGCTGGAGTTGACCGGCAAGGACGGAGTGAAGCTGGAGGAACAGCGCCGGTTGCTGGCCCGCGTCGAGGAGCTGCATGAATTCAATCCGATGCTGGGACTGCGCGGCTGCCGGCTGGGCATTACGATGCCGGAGATCACGCGCATGCAGGCGCGCGCCATTATCGAGGCGGCCTGTGAGCTGGCGAAGGAAGGCAAGAAGATCGTGCCGGAAATCATGATTCCGCTGGTGGGCATGGTGGCGGAAATGAAGTCGCAGAAGGATCTCATTCGCGAAGTCGCGCAGGAGACCATGAAACGGTACGGCGTGAAGCTCTCGTACCTCGTCGGGACGATGATCGAATTGCCCCGCGCTGCCGTGACCGCTGAACGGATCGCGGAAGAAGCCGAGTTCTTCTCCTTCGGCACGAACGATCTCACCCAGACGACCTTCGGATTTTCCCGTGACGACGCCGCGAAGTTCATCGACCACTATCGCACCGTGAAGATCATGGATGCGGATCCGTTTGCCACGCTCGATCGTGAAGGCGTCGGATCGTTGATGAAAACCGCGATTGCCGGCGGGCGCAAGTCGCGACCCGGGATCAAGCTGGGGATTTGCGGCGAACACGGCGGCGATCCGAGCTCCGTCGAATTTTGCAATCAGCTGGGGTTGGACTATGTGAGCTGTTCGCCGTTCCGCGTGGCGATTGCTCGGTTGGCTGCCGCTCAGGCGGCACTCGCCCAAGCAGACGCGAAGCCGGTGGCATCCAAGAAACCCGTGGCGGCGCGTGTCAAGACGGTGAAATCCGCGAAGGTCTCGAAGGCCTCGAAGTCTCCGAAATCTGTGAAGCGGGCCAAGCCGGCGCCCAAGAAGCCTTCAGCCAGCCGCAAGAAACGGTGA